One part of the Anaeromyxobacter sp. Fw109-5 genome encodes these proteins:
- a CDS encoding ferredoxin reductase, whose translation MPTAPIAWRSAEVREIVVETPRAKTIRLEVPGWPGHLPGQHVDVRLTAEDGYQAQRSYSISSPPEEDGIALTVERLDDGEVSTFLTDELRAGDRLELRGPLGGYFTWTAARRGPLALVAGGSGIVPLMAMIRHRAARGSHVPTHVLCSWRTADDVIYRDELARLAAQADGLEVTHTLTRRAPVDWRGLTRRIDREMLSERLPGPDARPLSYVCGPTAMVESVATLLVSLGHAPDRIRTERFGPTGGAR comes from the coding sequence ATGCCGACGGCACCGATCGCGTGGCGCTCCGCGGAAGTGCGGGAGATCGTGGTGGAGACGCCACGCGCGAAGACGATCCGCCTGGAGGTCCCGGGTTGGCCCGGGCATCTCCCGGGCCAGCACGTGGACGTGCGACTCACGGCGGAGGACGGCTACCAGGCGCAGCGGAGCTACTCGATCTCCTCGCCGCCCGAGGAGGATGGGATCGCGCTCACGGTCGAGCGCCTCGACGACGGCGAGGTCTCCACGTTCCTGACGGACGAGCTGCGGGCCGGCGATCGCCTCGAGTTGCGAGGGCCGCTCGGGGGGTACTTCACCTGGACCGCGGCTCGACGTGGTCCGCTCGCGCTCGTGGCCGGGGGAAGCGGGATCGTGCCGCTCATGGCGATGATCCGCCACCGTGCGGCGCGAGGGAGCCACGTCCCGACGCACGTCCTGTGCTCCTGGCGAACGGCGGACGACGTCATCTACCGCGACGAGCTCGCCCGTCTCGCGGCGCAGGCGGACGGCCTCGAGGTGACGCACACATTGACTCGGCGCGCGCCTGTGGACTGGCGAGGTCTCACGCGCCGGATCGACCGTGAGATGCTCTCGGAGCGCCTGCCCGGACCGGACGCGCGGCCGCTCTCGTACGTCTGCGGTCCGACGGCGATGGTCGAATCCGTGGCGACGCTGCTCGTGTCGCTCGGGCACGCGCCGGACCGGATCCGGACCGAGCGGTTCGGGCCCACGGGAGGCGCACGATGA
- a CDS encoding sulfite oxidase-like oxidoreductase, translating to MITRGFRNKRQRPDPSRVPPGQYVTSDFPVLSAGPTPRTSLDDWSFALRDVDGDGELATWGWKEFLALPSTPIAVDIHCVTSWSKLDTRWRGVTIDALLEAAGLDPPAPYVTAFCDGGYTTNLAVEDLLDGRGMVAYEFDGAPIEPEHGGPARLLVPHLYFWKSAKWVRGLQFMEEDEPGFWETHGYHLRGDPWKEERYAGD from the coding sequence GTGATCACGCGAGGATTCAGGAACAAGCGACAGCGCCCCGACCCATCCCGAGTTCCGCCCGGTCAGTACGTCACGAGCGACTTCCCCGTCCTGTCGGCCGGCCCTACCCCGCGTACGTCACTCGACGACTGGTCGTTCGCGCTGCGGGACGTCGACGGAGATGGCGAGCTCGCGACCTGGGGCTGGAAGGAGTTCCTCGCGCTGCCCTCGACCCCGATCGCGGTCGACATCCATTGCGTGACGAGCTGGTCGAAGCTCGATACGCGCTGGAGAGGGGTCACCATCGACGCTCTCCTCGAGGCCGCAGGCCTCGATCCGCCTGCACCTTACGTCACGGCCTTCTGCGACGGCGGGTACACGACGAACCTGGCGGTCGAGGATCTCCTCGACGGACGAGGCATGGTCGCCTACGAGTTCGACGGGGCACCCATCGAGCCCGAGCACGGAGGCCCCGCGAGGCTGCTCGTCCCGCACCTGTACTTCTGGAAGTCCGCGAAGTGGGTGCGCGGGCTTCAGTTCATGGAGGAGGACGAGCCCGGCTTCTGGGAGACTCATGGTTACCACCTCCGCGGAGATCCCTGGAAAGAGGAGCGGTACGCGGGAGACTGA
- a CDS encoding SDR family oxidoreductase — MQSSSCSSSRRAPAAAYTVAKTAVVALARALAVEVLDAGVRVNAVLPSTIDTAANRRAMPDGDAARWVQPESLAAVIGVPALGRGARCERSRDPCLWPCLRSCRPPAASSQPLRRRGGRRGLAQR; from the coding sequence ATGCAGAGCTCCTCGTGTTCGTCCTCGCGGCGTGCACCCGCCGCAGCGTACACGGTCGCGAAGACCGCCGTCGTCGCGCTCGCCCGCGCGCTCGCTGTCGAGGTCCTCGATGCGGGCGTACGCGTGAACGCCGTCCTGCCGAGCACGATCGACACTGCCGCGAACCGCCGTGCCATGCCGGACGGCGACGCGGCGCGCTGGGTCCAGCCCGAGTCGCTCGCCGCGGTCATCGGAGTTCCTGCTCTCGGACGCGGCGCGCGATGTGAGCGGAGCCGTGATCCCTGTTTATGGCCGTGCCTGAGGAGTTGCCGCCCGCCCGCCGCCTCCAGCCAACCTCTCCGGCGTCGAGGTGGCCGGCGGGGGCTTGCGCAGCGCTGA
- a CDS encoding VOC family protein, translated as MAPRYVLSGGEHTMTEPQVDMKLEVILIAVSDVDRAKAFYEKLGWRLDIDVAAGGFRGVQLTPHNSEASIIIGKGVTATNAGSAESLVLAVSDIDAARADLIARGVDVSEVFHYAGGPFNNTLENPRVRGRDPQGRPYLSFASFEDPDGNCWLLQEIRTRLPGREWKSTRAGASDVANLAELLRETAEHHDRYEKTHAEHRWWDWYAPYLGARQNGSSPEDAGAAADRYMEEVHHVLPR; from the coding sequence GTGGCTCCGCGGTACGTGCTGTCTGGAGGAGAACACACGATGACCGAACCACAAGTCGACATGAAGCTCGAAGTCATCTTGATCGCCGTCTCCGACGTCGACCGTGCGAAGGCGTTCTACGAGAAGCTCGGCTGGCGGCTGGACATCGACGTCGCGGCGGGCGGCTTCCGCGGCGTGCAGCTGACGCCGCACAACTCCGAAGCCTCGATCATCATCGGCAAGGGAGTCACGGCGACCAACGCTGGCTCGGCGGAGAGCCTGGTCCTCGCCGTGAGCGACATCGACGCCGCCCGCGCCGACCTGATCGCTCGCGGCGTCGACGTGAGCGAGGTCTTCCACTACGCCGGCGGCCCCTTCAACAACACCCTGGAGAACCCGCGCGTCCGCGGGCGCGACCCGCAAGGTCGTCCCTACCTCTCGTTTGCCTCGTTCGAGGATCCGGACGGGAACTGCTGGCTCCTCCAGGAGATCCGGACGCGGCTCCCCGGCCGCGAGTGGAAGTCGACGCGAGCGGGAGCTTCGGACGTCGCAAACCTCGCAGAGCTCCTCCGCGAGACGGCAGAGCACCACGACCGCTACGAGAAGACGCACGCCGAGCACCGCTGGTGGGACTGGTACGCGCCCTACCTCGGCGCCCGTCAGAACGGCAGCAGTCCGGAGGATGCAGGCGCCGCCGCCGACCGCTACATGGAAGAGGTCCATCATGTTCTTCCCCGATGA
- a CDS encoding epoxide hydrolase family protein, which translates to MSAASSSTFRCALLATSAAASALCLILLAASSYGAIAVAAEHIPDPSQRKADTGEIRPFRVDVPDASLVDLRRRIAATRWPDRETVDDRSQGAQLAKLQELVRYWGTTYDWRKAEAKLNALPQFTTKIDGLDVHFIHVRSRHENALPVIITHGWPGSVLELTKLIGPLTDPTAHGGSAEDAFDVVIPSLPGFGFSGKPTGIGWGPDRIARAWTELMKRLGYPRYVAQGGDWGAPVASAMARQAAAGLLGIHVNLPATVPLEVEAALAGGGPAPTGLSEKERAVFEALNTYRKTGSSAYFVLMSARPQAVGYGLTDSPAGLAAWILVHPGFARWTYGDDPEESPTRDEVLDDITLYWLTNSSASSARLYWENGGRSVTSATGQRTAEISLPVAITVFPEEVYRTPETWARRAYPNLIYFHEVDEGGHFAAWEHPDLFSSELRAAFRSLRSAQKGDDPPKVRRPPTSPAPAPSTNP; encoded by the coding sequence ATGTCCGCAGCATCGTCGTCGACGTTCCGGTGCGCCCTTCTCGCCACCTCGGCGGCTGCGAGCGCCCTCTGCCTCATCCTGCTCGCCGCCTCCTCGTACGGCGCGATCGCGGTGGCCGCCGAGCACATCCCCGACCCCAGCCAGCGGAAAGCGGACACAGGTGAAATCCGTCCCTTCCGCGTCGACGTTCCGGACGCTTCCCTCGTCGACCTCCGTCGACGCATCGCCGCCACACGGTGGCCGGATCGAGAGACGGTCGACGATCGATCCCAGGGCGCGCAGCTGGCGAAGCTACAGGAGCTCGTTCGCTACTGGGGGACGACCTACGACTGGCGCAAGGCGGAGGCGAAGCTGAATGCCTTGCCGCAATTCACGACCAAGATCGATGGGCTCGACGTTCACTTCATCCACGTCCGCTCTCGTCACGAGAACGCCCTTCCGGTGATCATCACGCACGGCTGGCCGGGCTCCGTGCTCGAGCTCACCAAGCTCATCGGTCCGCTCACGGATCCCACCGCGCACGGAGGGAGCGCCGAGGACGCCTTCGATGTCGTGATCCCGTCGTTGCCGGGCTTCGGGTTCTCCGGCAAGCCGACTGGCATCGGCTGGGGCCCCGACCGCATCGCGCGAGCCTGGACGGAGCTCATGAAGCGCCTCGGCTACCCCCGCTACGTCGCCCAGGGCGGCGACTGGGGCGCCCCCGTCGCGAGCGCGATGGCGCGCCAGGCGGCGGCAGGATTGCTCGGCATCCACGTCAACTTACCGGCAACGGTACCGCTCGAGGTGGAGGCGGCGCTCGCCGGCGGCGGGCCCGCGCCCACGGGACTCTCCGAGAAGGAACGCGCGGTGTTCGAGGCGCTCAATACGTACCGCAAGACGGGGAGCTCGGCCTACTTCGTCCTGATGTCCGCGCGGCCGCAGGCCGTCGGGTACGGGCTGACGGACTCCCCGGCCGGCCTCGCGGCGTGGATTCTCGTGCATCCCGGCTTCGCGCGGTGGACGTACGGCGACGATCCCGAGGAGTCCCCGACGCGAGACGAGGTGCTGGACGACATCACGCTCTACTGGCTGACGAACAGCTCGGCGTCGTCGGCGCGGCTGTATTGGGAGAACGGCGGACGCAGCGTCACGAGCGCGACCGGACAGAGGACCGCCGAGATCTCGCTGCCGGTGGCCATCACGGTATTCCCCGAGGAAGTCTATCGAACCCCTGAGACGTGGGCCCGGCGCGCCTATCCCAACCTGATCTACTTCCACGAGGTCGACGAGGGCGGACACTTCGCGGCGTGGGAACACCCGGACCTGTTCTCGTCCGAGCTCCGCGCTGCGTTCCGGTCACTGCGCTCCGCGCAAAAGGGAGACGACCCACCGAAAGTGCGGCGGCCGCCCACGTCACCGGCACCGGCGCCCTCCACGAACCCGTAG
- a CDS encoding alpha/beta fold hydrolase, translating into MRESHLSEDISRDRRRFLGAAVGTLAAARIGPIGAARAAEPGKTRAPRRRASGPATSFASLKQIDAGELNVGYAEAGPVGGPAVLLPHGWPYDIHSFVDVAPLLAAAGYRVIVPHLRGHGTTRFLASDAFRNAQQSVVALDTVALMDALGLEKAILAGYDWGARTANIIAALWPERCKAMVSVNGYLINDRERDKRPLPPCAEHGWWYQYYFATERGRAGYEAYRRDFAKVVWKVNSPRWNFSEATLDRTAASFDNPDHVSIVIHNYRWRLSLAEGDPRYDELERRLAQGPVIGVPTITLDGDSDGVAPASDGTSYARKFSGKRTHRVVKGVGHNLPQEAPEAFADAVVEVDRY; encoded by the coding sequence ATGCGCGAGAGCCACCTGTCCGAGGACATCAGCCGTGATCGTCGCCGCTTCCTCGGCGCGGCGGTCGGAACCCTCGCGGCCGCCCGGATCGGCCCCATCGGCGCTGCACGCGCGGCGGAGCCAGGGAAGACGCGGGCGCCGCGCCGGCGCGCGTCCGGGCCCGCGACCTCGTTCGCCTCGCTGAAGCAGATCGACGCCGGCGAGCTGAACGTGGGATACGCCGAGGCCGGTCCCGTCGGCGGGCCCGCGGTCCTTCTCCCGCACGGCTGGCCCTACGACATCCACAGCTTCGTCGACGTCGCGCCCCTGCTGGCCGCGGCGGGCTACCGGGTGATCGTGCCTCATCTGCGCGGCCACGGGACGACACGCTTCCTCGCGAGCGACGCCTTCCGGAACGCGCAGCAGTCCGTCGTCGCGCTCGACACCGTCGCCTTGATGGATGCGCTCGGCCTCGAGAAGGCGATCCTCGCAGGTTACGATTGGGGAGCGCGAACGGCCAACATCATCGCGGCGCTCTGGCCTGAGCGCTGCAAGGCCATGGTGTCGGTGAACGGGTACCTGATCAACGACCGCGAACGCGACAAGCGGCCCTTGCCGCCGTGCGCCGAGCACGGCTGGTGGTACCAGTACTACTTCGCGACCGAGCGCGGCCGCGCCGGCTACGAGGCATATCGGCGCGACTTCGCGAAGGTCGTCTGGAAGGTGAACTCCCCCAGGTGGAACTTCTCGGAAGCGACGCTGGATCGCACCGCGGCGTCCTTCGACAACCCGGATCACGTCAGCATCGTCATCCACAACTACCGCTGGCGGCTGAGCCTGGCCGAAGGCGACCCTCGGTACGACGAGCTGGAACGGCGACTCGCACAGGGTCCCGTGATCGGCGTGCCGACGATCACCCTGGACGGCGACTCCGACGGCGTCGCCCCTGCCTCGGACGGGACGTCCTATGCCCGGAAGTTCTCCGGGAAGCGCACGCACCGCGTCGTGAAGGGCGTCGGCCACAACCTCCCTCAGGAGGCACCGGAGGCGTTCGCCGACGCGGTCGTCGAGGTCGATCGTTATTGA
- a CDS encoding sigma-54-dependent Fis family transcriptional regulator, with amino-acid sequence MMQQTTDDVRRLQGSIDDLIGVLAPLALWSGQAPAHLVDRLIEVLARLLRLDFAYALPEDEGGAPHVEWARLAPAGGSTCSRDVAANQAAIGLQETRHLGEQERVARELDHRVAQRTRELAAANEELRREIGERRRMEEKLRQDERELRRITDVIPQAIIVLAPDGTMLHANAFVLEYTGLSLGDIKAAGARGSIFHPDDVEKLWDERQRALSRGEPFELELRARRKDGRYRWFLVRYVPFRDERGRLTRWYATGTDIEDRKRAEEKVRNENLALRGEIDGSSMFEEIVGSSEGLRRVLAQVAKVAPTDSTVLILGETGTGKELIARAIHRQSSRSTQAFIRVNCAAIPSSLITSELFGHEKGAFTGAVQRRTGRFESANGGTIFLDEVGDLTAETQIALLRVLQEREFERIGSSRPISVDVRVLAATHRDLEAAVEAGTFRQDLFYRLNVFPLQIPPLRERRDDIPLLAEYLIARYARTAGKSIRNIGKRTLESFRAYDWPGNVRELQNVVERAVILCDGETFAVDETWLTRETSAPAGRSVSLAGSLADSERQMIEAALAASRGRVSGPSGAAIRLGIARQTLESRIQALHIDKYRFKSPS; translated from the coding sequence ATGATGCAGCAGACGACCGACGACGTCAGGCGTTTGCAGGGCTCCATTGACGACTTGATCGGTGTCCTCGCGCCGCTCGCGCTGTGGAGCGGCCAGGCCCCGGCGCACCTCGTCGACAGGCTGATCGAGGTCCTGGCGCGACTGCTGCGCCTGGACTTTGCGTATGCGCTGCCGGAGGACGAGGGCGGCGCGCCGCACGTCGAGTGGGCGCGGCTCGCGCCGGCTGGAGGGTCGACGTGCTCGCGCGACGTGGCGGCGAATCAGGCCGCGATCGGCCTGCAGGAGACTCGGCACCTGGGCGAGCAGGAGCGAGTCGCGAGGGAGCTCGACCACCGCGTCGCGCAGCGGACCCGAGAGCTCGCCGCCGCCAACGAGGAGCTGAGGAGGGAGATCGGCGAACGCAGACGGATGGAGGAGAAGCTCCGTCAGGACGAACGAGAGCTCCGTCGCATCACCGACGTCATCCCGCAGGCGATCATCGTCCTGGCCCCGGACGGAACCATGCTCCACGCGAATGCTTTCGTGCTCGAGTACACGGGCCTCTCCCTGGGAGACATCAAGGCCGCTGGTGCTCGAGGCAGCATCTTCCACCCGGACGACGTGGAGAAGCTCTGGGACGAGCGCCAGAGAGCGCTCTCACGCGGTGAGCCCTTCGAGCTCGAGCTGCGCGCGCGACGGAAAGACGGACGGTATCGCTGGTTCCTGGTGCGGTATGTCCCGTTTCGCGACGAGCGCGGGAGGCTGACGCGCTGGTACGCAACGGGAACCGACATCGAAGATCGGAAGCGAGCCGAGGAGAAGGTGCGGAACGAGAACCTGGCGTTGCGCGGGGAGATCGACGGGTCGTCGATGTTCGAGGAGATCGTCGGTTCCTCCGAAGGGCTCCGGCGGGTGCTGGCGCAAGTGGCGAAGGTCGCCCCGACGGACTCGACGGTCCTCATCCTGGGCGAGACGGGAACGGGGAAAGAGCTGATCGCGCGCGCGATTCACCGGCAGTCCTCCCGCTCGACGCAGGCCTTCATCCGCGTCAATTGCGCGGCGATCCCGTCGTCGCTGATCACCTCCGAGCTGTTCGGTCACGAGAAGGGTGCCTTCACCGGCGCGGTGCAACGGCGCACGGGGCGGTTCGAGTCGGCGAACGGCGGCACGATCTTCCTGGACGAGGTCGGCGATCTCACGGCAGAAACGCAGATCGCGTTGCTTCGAGTGCTCCAGGAGCGAGAGTTCGAGCGCATCGGCAGTAGCCGGCCGATATCCGTGGACGTGCGCGTCCTGGCGGCGACCCACCGCGATCTGGAGGCGGCCGTGGAAGCGGGTACGTTCCGGCAGGACCTCTTCTATCGCTTGAACGTCTTCCCGCTCCAGATACCACCCTTGCGCGAGCGGCGGGACGACATCCCTCTGCTCGCCGAGTACCTGATCGCGCGCTACGCCCGCACCGCGGGGAAGAGCATCCGGAACATCGGCAAGCGGACGCTCGAGTCGTTTCGCGCTTACGACTGGCCCGGAAACGTGCGGGAGCTCCAGAACGTCGTCGAGCGTGCCGTGATCCTGTGCGACGGAGAGACCTTCGCGGTCGACGAGACCTGGTTGACGCGGGAGACGAGCGCGCCGGCAGGGCGGAGCGTGTCGCTCGCCGGTTCGCTCGCCGACAGCGAACGGCAGATGATCGAGGCCGCTCTGGCAGCGTCCCGCGGGCGCGTGTCGGGTCCGTCCGGGGCGGCGATCCGGCTGGGAATCGCTCGTCAGACGCTCGAGTCGAGGATCCAGGCCCTCCACATCGACAAGTATCGCTTCAAGTCCCCCTCTTGA
- a CDS encoding DUF1801 domain-containing protein, with the protein MKKSAVNEAGAPSPSERIRARVEELGDWRGKTLSRVRALIRKADPDAVEEWKWVKPSSPGVPVWSHDGLICTGEVYRDKVKLTFARGASLEDPSGLFNASLEGHTRRAIDLREGDVLDEDGLKALVRAAVALNTGRAAKGKPAAARAGATARKGERAITRSKDPSAAPRPALLSGGNPQIAKADGDAPVQAYIAAIPGWKREVGRRLDALVVRTVPGVRKAVKWNSPFYGLEGQGWFLSFHCFTKYVKVTFFHGASLRPLPPGESKHEDVRHLDLREHDELDEQLVTSWIRQASRLPGWTP; encoded by the coding sequence ATGAAGAAGAGCGCCGTGAACGAGGCAGGAGCTCCGTCTCCTTCCGAACGGATTCGAGCCAGGGTCGAGGAGCTGGGCGACTGGCGGGGCAAGACGCTCTCGCGCGTCCGCGCGCTGATCAGGAAAGCCGACCCGGATGCGGTCGAGGAGTGGAAGTGGGTGAAGCCCTCGTCGCCCGGGGTCCCCGTGTGGTCTCACGACGGGTTGATCTGCACCGGGGAGGTTTACAGGGACAAGGTGAAGCTCACGTTCGCCAGAGGCGCCTCGCTCGAGGACCCTTCAGGCCTGTTCAACGCGAGCCTCGAGGGCCACACCAGGCGCGCCATCGACTTGCGCGAGGGCGATGTCCTCGACGAGGACGGCCTGAAGGCGCTGGTCCGAGCCGCCGTCGCCCTGAACACAGGGCGCGCCGCGAAGGGGAAGCCCGCCGCGGCCAGGGCCGGCGCGACGGCGCGCAAGGGTGAGCGAGCCATCACGAGGAGCAAGGACCCGTCGGCGGCCCCCAGGCCGGCTCTCCTCTCCGGCGGCAATCCCCAGATCGCGAAGGCGGACGGCGACGCGCCCGTGCAGGCCTACATCGCGGCGATCCCGGGCTGGAAACGCGAGGTCGGGCGCCGCCTCGACGCGCTCGTCGTCCGCACCGTCCCCGGCGTACGAAAGGCGGTCAAGTGGAACTCGCCGTTCTACGGCCTCGAGGGCCAGGGCTGGTTCCTCTCCTTTCACTGCTTCACGAAGTACGTCAAGGTGACGTTCTTCCACGGTGCGTCACTGCGTCCTCTACCGCCCGGCGAATCCAAGCACGAGGACGTGCGCCACCTGGACCTCCGCGAGCACGACGAGCTCGACGAGCAGCTCGTGACGAGCTGGATCCGGCAGGCATCGCGGCTGCCCGGCTGGACCCCGTAG
- a CDS encoding DoxX family protein: MEPLSWAKLLGVVLLLAPVPARLKEWSCAGFAVDLASAVVAHLPVGRWSGGLGRVVRHLAPRAARRRQLKTRGDRPNSNRRAEP; the protein is encoded by the coding sequence ATGGAACCGCTCTCGTGGGCGAAGCTCCTCGGCGTGGTGCTTTTGCTTGCGCCGGTGCCGGCGCGGCTCAAGGAGTGGTCCTGCGCCGGCTTCGCCGTCGACCTCGCCTCGGCGGTCGTCGCGCACCTCCCGGTCGGGCGATGGTCCGGAGGCCTGGGGCGTGTCGTACGTCACCTGGCGCCGCGTGCAGCCCGGAGGCGGCAGCTGAAGACGAGGGGCGATCGACCGAACTCCAACCGCAGGGCGGAACCATGA
- a CDS encoding SRPBCC family protein has translation MSDRERYEPGAATGAEVQKGGETWTLVLVRDLRHPPAMVWQALTDPAHLSEWAPFDADRNLSAVGPVRLSTVGTPTPQVSESVVRRAEAPRLLELSWGGSDLRWELEPLGGGTRLTLWHGIDRRFISWGAAGWHICLDVLDRLLAGEPIGRIVGADALKFDGWQRLTAEYAEQFGLETSGGPAEQPKR, from the coding sequence ATGAGCGACCGCGAGAGGTACGAGCCCGGCGCCGCAACCGGAGCCGAGGTCCAGAAGGGCGGCGAGACGTGGACGCTCGTCCTCGTCCGAGATCTCCGTCATCCGCCCGCGATGGTCTGGCAGGCGCTGACCGATCCTGCACACCTGTCCGAATGGGCGCCGTTCGACGCCGATCGAAACCTGAGCGCAGTGGGACCGGTGAGGCTCTCCACGGTCGGGACGCCGACGCCGCAGGTCTCAGAGTCCGTCGTGAGGCGGGCCGAGGCGCCGAGGCTGCTCGAGCTCAGCTGGGGAGGCAGCGACCTCAGGTGGGAGCTCGAGCCGCTCGGCGGCGGCACGCGCCTGACGCTCTGGCACGGCATCGATCGCCGCTTCATCTCGTGGGGCGCCGCGGGATGGCACATCTGCCTCGACGTCCTCGATCGCCTTCTCGCGGGCGAGCCGATCGGACGCATCGTCGGCGCGGACGCGTTGAAGTTCGACGGCTGGCAGCGACTGACCGCCGAGTACGCGGAGCAGTTCGGGCTCGAGACCTCCGGTGGGCCGGCTGAACAACCGAAGCGCTGA
- a CDS encoding helix-turn-helix transcriptional regulator, protein MESSFAIIAEPNRRAILSLLAASEQSVGEIERRLRMPQTSVSKHLRVLREAGFVEARVEAQRRVYRIRPEPLVELDEWLAPFRRLWTAHVDALERHLDRMAQERRKERNR, encoded by the coding sequence ATGGAATCGTCGTTCGCCATCATCGCGGAGCCGAACCGGCGGGCCATCTTGAGCCTGCTCGCGGCCTCCGAGCAATCCGTCGGCGAGATCGAGCGCCGGCTGCGGATGCCCCAGACCTCGGTCTCCAAACACCTCCGCGTGCTGCGCGAGGCCGGGTTCGTCGAGGCTCGGGTCGAGGCCCAGCGGCGCGTGTACCGGATCCGACCCGAGCCGCTCGTGGAGCTCGACGAGTGGCTCGCCCCGTTCCGGCGCCTCTGGACGGCCCATGTCGACGCGCTCGAACGCCATCTCGATCGAATGGCACAGGAACGAAGGAAGGAGAGGAACCGATGA
- a CDS encoding nuclear transport factor 2 family protein translates to MSSDSNKLTLERANAAIVKGDYEGFLGQCTEDTEWVFEGDRTLKGKEAVRQWMASAYSEAPKFDVHRMIAEGEFVVALGEIMLKDEQGTPTRHSYCDVWRFDDGRMAELRAFVIKS, encoded by the coding sequence ATGTCGTCAGACTCCAACAAGCTGACTTTGGAGAGAGCCAACGCGGCCATCGTCAAAGGTGACTACGAAGGGTTCTTGGGCCAGTGCACCGAGGACACGGAATGGGTCTTCGAGGGGGACAGGACGCTGAAGGGCAAGGAAGCTGTTCGCCAATGGATGGCAAGCGCGTACAGCGAGGCACCCAAGTTCGACGTTCATCGCATGATCGCCGAGGGCGAGTTCGTCGTGGCGCTGGGCGAGATCATGCTGAAGGACGAGCAGGGAACACCGACCCGCCATTCGTATTGCGACGTCTGGCGCTTCGATGACGGCCGGATGGCTGAACTGCGCGCCTTCGTGATCAAATCATAG
- a CDS encoding helix-turn-helix domain-containing protein: MSALLTVAEVARRLSVCRATVYRLCREGRLRHVRVSNAIRVPEPSLAEYLRRGGE; the protein is encoded by the coding sequence GTGTCGGCTCTCCTCACCGTCGCCGAGGTCGCCCGGCGCCTATCCGTCTGCCGCGCGACCGTGTACCGGCTGTGCCGGGAGGGACGGCTCCGGCACGTCCGCGTCTCGAATGCCATCCGGGTGCCCGAGCCGTCGCTTGCGGAGTACCTGCGCCGCGGCGGGGAGTGA
- a CDS encoding nucleotidyl transferase AbiEii/AbiGii toxin family protein, which produces MKPRAYATPAAFKAALDQRLRNVAEPGGIARRRQLLVFDRYLARLVRVLGDAAILKGGLVLELRLERARTTRDIDLRLVGSPDGLLARLQRAGRLDLGDFMFFEVTVDTRHPDIAGPGVQYEGQRFRAECRLAGMLYGQPFGVDVAFGDPILGGPELITGDDLLAFAGIAAPELRVYPVETHVAEKLHAYTLPRATPSTRVKDLPDLALLGQIGPRDARRVRAALEQTFGFRATHPAPSRLPDPPTDWREPYAAIAEEDALPWTTLDDVVAAARGFLDPVLGSDAHGSWDPGSWTWDFT; this is translated from the coding sequence ATGAAGCCCCGCGCGTACGCGACACCGGCGGCGTTCAAGGCGGCGCTCGACCAGCGGCTGCGGAACGTCGCGGAGCCGGGCGGCATCGCGCGGAGGCGGCAGCTGCTCGTGTTCGATCGGTACCTCGCGCGACTCGTGCGCGTCCTCGGCGACGCGGCCATCCTCAAAGGCGGCCTCGTGCTCGAGCTGCGCCTCGAGCGGGCGCGGACCACCCGCGATATCGACCTCCGCCTGGTCGGATCGCCCGATGGCTTGCTCGCGCGCCTCCAGCGGGCGGGCAGGCTCGACCTCGGCGACTTCATGTTCTTCGAGGTCACGGTCGACACCCGCCACCCCGACATCGCCGGACCCGGCGTCCAGTACGAGGGTCAGCGGTTCCGGGCGGAGTGCCGTCTCGCCGGCATGCTCTACGGTCAGCCCTTCGGCGTCGACGTCGCGTTCGGCGATCCCATTCTCGGCGGGCCGGAGTTGATCACCGGCGACGACCTCCTGGCGTTCGCCGGCATCGCCGCACCCGAGCTGCGGGTGTATCCGGTCGAGACGCACGTCGCGGAGAAGCTCCACGCCTACACGCTTCCACGGGCGACACCGAGCACGCGCGTGAAGGACCTGCCGGACCTAGCGCTGCTCGGGCAGATCGGTCCGCGGGACGCGCGGCGGGTCCGAGCTGCGCTGGAGCAGACCTTCGGGTTCCGCGCCACGCACCCTGCGCCGTCGCGCCTCCCCGATCCGCCGACGGACTGGAGAGAGCCGTACGCGGCGATCGCCGAGGAAGATGCGCTCCCCTGGACCACGCTCGACGACGTCGTGGCGGCGGCCCGGGGGTTCCTCGACCCGGTGCTCGGCTCCGACGCACACGGAAGCTGGGATCCCGGCTCGTGGACATGGGACTTCACCTAG